From Fulvivirga lutea:
TATAACGGGTTGCACCTGGAAGGCAAAATGGGTGAAGTATTGGAAAAACTTAGTCGGCAAAGGCCTGTAATTGCAGTGGCAGCCGAGATTGATACTACCCTCCTTTTCAGAGTGCCGCAGTTCAATAATAATTATGACCCACACATTTGGTTTGATGTTTCATTATGGTCAACGGCCGTTAAACACATTACTAAATCAATGATAGAGCAGCAACCACAAAATGAAAACCTCTATAAAACCAACGAAGCAGCTTACATCAATAAACTAGACTCGCTACACAAAATGGTTACCGAAGAAATGGCCAGTATCCCTCCTATGCAGCGTGTTTTGATTACGGCACACGATGCTTTTGGGTACTTTGGGAAAGCTTATGATATCGAAGTAAAGGGGCTGCAAGGTATCTCAACTATTTCAGAATACGGCTTGAGAGATGTATCTGACCTGGTAGATTTCATAATCGAAAGAAAAATAAAAGCTGTTTTTGTAGAGACTTCAGTATCTGAAAAAGCCATTAATGCCGTAGTACAGGGCTGTAAAGAAAGTGGCTTTGATGTTCAGATAGGTGGAAATCTCTATTCTGACGCTATGGGTCCGGCAGGTACTCCCGAAGGCACTTACATAGGCATGGTAAAAGCAAATGTTTCAACAATAGTAAATGCATTAAAATAATGATCATTCAGGCAAAAGACCCTAGTGTTGAAATACATGATTTAACTGTTTCTTACGATAAGAAACCCGTTTTATGGGATATTGACCTAACGCTGCCGCAAGGTCAGCTGATAGGTATTGTTGGACCTAACGGAGCCGGCAAATCCACATTAATAAAATCAATGATGAACTTGATAGAAGCAAGCAGCGGGTTTGTGAAGCTATTCGATCAGCCATTAGATGACGTGCGAGATCGAATTAGTTACGTTCCTCAGCGAGAATCTGTCGATTGGGACTTCCCTGCCTCAGCCATGGATGTTGTTTTAATGGGGCGATATGGCAAGCTTGGCCTGTTCAAGCGCATTAGACAATCTGATAAGGAAGTAGCAGAAGAATGTCTCAAGAAGGTTGATATGCTTCCTTTTAAAAATAGGCAAATAAGTCAGCTTTCAGGCGGACAGCAACAACGTGTATTCTTAGCCAGAGCTCTTGCCCAACAAGCTGATTTATACTTTATGGATGAACCTTTCGCAGGGGTGGATGCTGCCACTGAAAAAACGATCATCAATATTCTTCGAGAGATGACAGCTCAAGGCAAAACCATCGTAGTGGTGCATCACGATTTGCAGTCAGTGAGCCAGTATTTTGATTGGGTAATTCTTCTTAATCTGAGGCTGGTTGCTTCCGGCCCTATTGAGGAAGTATATACCAAGGAGCTTCTAGAAGAAACCTATGGCGGAAAACTCACTATGCTGAGTGAGGTGAGTAACCTACTCCAGAAGAGCCGATTCCCTAGTAGAGAAAAGCAATAAGTGAGATGAAGGATTTTATCGATTTTTTTTCTTTTTCTGATCCAAATGTGAGGTATGTTGTATTGGGTTCCATTCTAATCACAGCAAGTTCAGCCATTGTAGGTTCTTTCACTTTCTTAAAGAAAAAAGCCCTTGTGGGTGATGCAGTGGCGCATGCTGTACTTCCGGGAGTTTGCTTGTCATTTATACTCTACGGAGAAAAAAATCCTGTAGTTCTTATTCTGGGAGCATTTGCCACCGGGTGGTTGGCGTTAGTATCTATTGATTTCATTACTAATAAGTCAAAGATTAAAGAAGATACGGCCATAGGATTGATTCTCTCCGTGTTTTTTGGAATTGGCATTTTCCTTTTAACCATCATACAAAAGTCTGGCAATGCCTCACAAAGTGGATTAGACAGCTTCCTATTCGGAAAAGCAGCTTCTCTGGTAGGCTCTGACGTGTACACTTTTAGTATAGTGGCTATAATTCTGGTGGCAGTGGTTTTACTTCTTTTCAAAGAACTAACACTACTAGCATTCGATTCTGATTTCGCACATTCACTAGGACTACCTACAAAGGCTTTAGAGCTAATATTAACAACCCTTACAGTTCTGGCTGTAGTAGTAGGTATTCAGGCTGTAGGCGTAGTTTTAATGGCCGCCATGCTCATTACGCCAGCGGCAGCAGCACGTTTCTGGACTGAGAATATTAAAACGATGATATTGCTAGCAGCCATTTTTGGTGCTTTTAGTGGTATTTCGGGAGCCTATATTTCATATATAGCACCATCTATGCCCACAGGTCCGTGGATTGTTATAGTGATCTCCACCATTGCCATGGTGTCTTTTTTCTTTGCACCGGGAAGAGGAATTATCAATCGCGTAGTTCGTCAGGGAAAAATAAAGAAACAAATTGGTGATGAGAATATTCTTAAAGTACTCTATCAATTAGGAGAACAGGAAAAGAATTTCTTTGATAAAAGAACTATCGATAACATACTATCAAAAAGGGCGTTTGAAAAACCGAACTTACTAAAAGGCCTCAAACGACTAAAAAGAGAAGGTTATTTAAAGTTGGATGATAATGAATGGTTCTTTACAAATGAAGGCAAAGAAAAGGGACAGCGCATTGTTAAACTACATCGTTTATGGGAGTTGTATTTAACCAAATACTTGAGAATCGCACCTGATCACGTACACGAAGATGCAGATACCATTGAGCATATTCTTACACCTGAGTTGGAGGCCCGACTGGAGAAGCTTCTAGATTACCCTCAGTTCGACCCTCATGAATCGGAGATTCCTTACAGGTGACTGGTTGCTGGTAGCTAGCTTCTAGTGACCAATTTGTAGAAAAAAAGAATTGACAATATTTAATTTTATAATGAGTTACAAAAATTTAGAAATATATCAACTGGCACGTCATAATTCCACGCTCATACATGAGATGAGTTTGCAACTACCCAAATTCGAATTATACGAAACAGGAAGTCAGATAAGAAGATCAAGTAAATCAGTACGATCTAATATTGTTGAAGGGTATGGCAGAAGAAGATATAAGAATGAGTACATTAGATTTCTAACTTATGCTATTTCTTCTAACGATGAAACTTTAGATCATTTAGAGTCATTATTTGAAACTAAATCATTAAACAATGAGGATATCTACAAACAGCTTGTAGATCAAACCAATTTATTGGGGAAAAAATTAAATCGATTCATATCAGCTCTAAGTAATTCTGACAATCAGTAACTAGAAACCAGTAACAAGCAACTAGATGCAAGCACTCCAAATCATATTAGCCGGTTCATTAGTCTCCATTTCATGTGGATTGTTGGGGTGTTACCTTATTTTAAGAAAGATGGCTATGGTAGGTGATGCTATTTCTCATGCCGTTTTACCAGGTATTGTGTTGGCATTTCTGTTTACAGGTTCAAGAGATTCTGTCACCATGCTTATTGGAGCCGGACTGGTAGGGTTGTTAACCACTTTTTTGATCGAATACTTTCATAAAAAAGGGAAGCTACAAACCGATGCCTCGATTGGCGTTACTTTTACATGGCTATTTGCCATTGGTGTCATTCTAATCTCGGTGTTTGCCGGAAAAGTAGATTTAGATCAGGATTGTGTACTCTATGGTGAGATTGCCTATGTGCCGTTGGATTTATGGATCACTGATGCAGGAACAGTAATGGGACCTAGAGTCATTTATATTTCCGGGTCAGTGCTTATTCTTATTTTATTGTTTATTAAACTAGGATACAAAGAATTGTTTCTAACCACCTTTGACCCTGCCTATGCCAGTGCAATAGGAATATCAACGGCTTTGTGGCATTATTTATTGATGGGTGCTGTATCTATTACTACTGTTGCCTCTTTTGAGTCTGTAGGCGCTATTTTAGTGATTGCTTTGCTCATAGCACCACCAGCAACTGCCTATTTGCTCACAGATAAGTTCAAGCACATGCTCATTTATACATGCATCATTGGAGTACTCACTTCTATTGGAGGGTATTATTTAGCCTACAATACAGATGGATCAATTGCCGGTGCGATGGCTAGTGTGGCTGGGGTGATTTTTTTACTAGTATTTTTATTTGCTCCGGTAAATGGTTATTTATTTAAAGCAATAAGGAATAGAAGGAAACCAAAAATAACCGTTAACTAAGAGCCTCCTTTTTTCCTCACTCTCGAAACTATTCGAACATCTGCCCTTCTGTGTTCTTCAGGGTCACCAGTTTGATCCTTAACAGATCCGTATCCCTTGGCCACAATTCTATTTTCATCCACACCCTGATCTACCAAATAGTTAAGCACTATTAACGCTCGCTTGTTCGAAAGTTCTAAGTTGTAACGTGGGTTCCCATCTGCAGAAGCGTAGCCCGAAATATCAATATTTAAGAAATTGTACTTATGAATTAATTGAACAATGCTGTCCAATTCCGCCTGATGCTGCTCTTTAATAGCACTCTGATCATTATTAAAGAATATAGGATGTGTATGATCCATCAACTTTATTTCGTGCTCGTCATACACAGGTGTTTCCGGGTCATTATTGGCAACAGGGTTAGAGTCTGGAGTGACAACTTCTTTCCCTCCTTCACTCCTATTCATAACCGCAGCTATTAACTCAGTTTGGTCCAAACTATTACCATGGTATTTTACCATAAAAATATCGGTGAACCCTAAACCGCCTTCCCGCACCGAAGCATAATAACCTGTCCGCTGGTCTTGAGAGATTTGAAAACTAAACTCATCGTCTGGGGTGTTAACTGGGTAACCCAAATTTTCGGGTGTAGACCATTCACCGTAAGTGCTATCATAGACCGATTTGAAGATATCGTAACCACCATAACCTTTATGGCCTGTGCTACTGAAATACAAAGTTTTACCATCATAGGCTAAAAACGGGCTGTCTTCATTGCCGGAGGTATTAATTACCGGCCCAAGACTCTTAGATTTATACCATTCGCCATCATCTTTGATACAATAATAAATATCAATACCACCCTCGCCTCCCGGCCTGCTGCTGGTATAAAATATCATATCATCTGTAGATGTTTCTGAAACGGAGTTCTCACTATATACACTGGAATTAATCTTAGTAGTAAGAAATTCCGGCTCAGTCCATTTACCATTTACCAAATCCGAGTAATAGATGTCACCGGCACCTGTATCTTTATACAAATACAGCCTGTTTCCTTCTGCATTTAAATAAATATTTGCATCGTGGTATTGCGTATTAATGGGTGGGCCAATATTTTCTGCAGGTGTCCACTTTCCATTTACCTTTCTCGAGAAAAAAACATCCTCAAAATAGAAATTATCTTTATCCACATCGGGGCTAGTATTACCTTCTTGCCTGCGCGATGTAAAAATCATTAAATCGCCTTTTTTGTTTAATACAGGTGCATAATCAGGCCATTGAGAATTAATTTCATCACCAATTGGCTCAATGGAGTATTGCGATGGATTGTTGATGATATCCTTACCGTTATTACACTCCAAAATTCTTCTGGAGACTTCTTGTGGCATCACCCTGTCTCTACCTCGATAACTTCGATCTCCTAACACTTTTTTCTTATATCTTTCATAATACTCCAATGCATTATCAAAATCCAGGGCATAATGGTAGGCTCTGCCAATCTGATAAAGTATATCGAAACGATAACCTGGCTTCTGTTCTAAAACACGCATTAAGTAAGGCAGGGCATTGTCTTTATTAATGGTTTCCAAATAAAGTTGACCTGCCATCCAATTGGCTCTAATATTAGTGGGGTCTAAATCAGCAGCTTGAACATACAGCTCCTTGGCAATTTCTATAGCTTCCTTCTGTTGCTTATAAATCTGATCTGCCTGTTCTAAATAAACATTTGCAAGCGCTACCGGATCATCCTGCCCAAAGGTAAGATGAGATGTAGCAAATAGTGTGAGAAAAAATACTAGTCTATTCACAATAGGTTAAAAAATAAAGCCTCTACGGTAAAAAATTACCCATTAAGATAATTACTATATTTATGTATATCAAATTGCACA
This genomic window contains:
- a CDS encoding metal ABC transporter solute-binding protein, Zn/Mn family, producing MGYRLIILFIVLMAACKPTDKEEGKLQIVTTTGMIADAVKNIVGETADVEALMGPGVDPHLYKATQGDLQRLTRADIIFYNGLHLEGKMGEVLEKLSRQRPVIAVAAEIDTTLLFRVPQFNNNYDPHIWFDVSLWSTAVKHITKSMIEQQPQNENLYKTNEAAYINKLDSLHKMVTEEMASIPPMQRVLITAHDAFGYFGKAYDIEVKGLQGISTISEYGLRDVSDLVDFIIERKIKAVFVETSVSEKAINAVVQGCKESGFDVQIGGNLYSDAMGPAGTPEGTYIGMVKANVSTIVNALK
- a CDS encoding metal ABC transporter ATP-binding protein, yielding MIIQAKDPSVEIHDLTVSYDKKPVLWDIDLTLPQGQLIGIVGPNGAGKSTLIKSMMNLIEASSGFVKLFDQPLDDVRDRISYVPQRESVDWDFPASAMDVVLMGRYGKLGLFKRIRQSDKEVAEECLKKVDMLPFKNRQISQLSGGQQQRVFLARALAQQADLYFMDEPFAGVDAATEKTIINILREMTAQGKTIVVVHHDLQSVSQYFDWVILLNLRLVASGPIEEVYTKELLEETYGGKLTMLSEVSNLLQKSRFPSREKQ
- a CDS encoding metal ABC transporter permease; amino-acid sequence: MKDFIDFFSFSDPNVRYVVLGSILITASSAIVGSFTFLKKKALVGDAVAHAVLPGVCLSFILYGEKNPVVLILGAFATGWLALVSIDFITNKSKIKEDTAIGLILSVFFGIGIFLLTIIQKSGNASQSGLDSFLFGKAASLVGSDVYTFSIVAIILVAVVLLLFKELTLLAFDSDFAHSLGLPTKALELILTTLTVLAVVVGIQAVGVVLMAAMLITPAAAARFWTENIKTMILLAAIFGAFSGISGAYISYIAPSMPTGPWIVIVISTIAMVSFFFAPGRGIINRVVRQGKIKKQIGDENILKVLYQLGEQEKNFFDKRTIDNILSKRAFEKPNLLKGLKRLKREGYLKLDDNEWFFTNEGKEKGQRIVKLHRLWELYLTKYLRIAPDHVHEDADTIEHILTPELEARLEKLLDYPQFDPHESEIPYR
- a CDS encoding four helix bundle protein, producing MSYKNLEIYQLARHNSTLIHEMSLQLPKFELYETGSQIRRSSKSVRSNIVEGYGRRRYKNEYIRFLTYAISSNDETLDHLESLFETKSLNNEDIYKQLVDQTNLLGKKLNRFISALSNSDNQ
- a CDS encoding metal ABC transporter permease, whose product is MQALQIILAGSLVSISCGLLGCYLILRKMAMVGDAISHAVLPGIVLAFLFTGSRDSVTMLIGAGLVGLLTTFLIEYFHKKGKLQTDASIGVTFTWLFAIGVILISVFAGKVDLDQDCVLYGEIAYVPLDLWITDAGTVMGPRVIYISGSVLILILLFIKLGYKELFLTTFDPAYASAIGISTALWHYLLMGAVSITTVASFESVGAILVIALLIAPPATAYLLTDKFKHMLIYTCIIGVLTSIGGYYLAYNTDGSIAGAMASVAGVIFLLVFLFAPVNGYLFKAIRNRRKPKITVN
- a CDS encoding OmpA family protein, which translates into the protein MNRLVFFLTLFATSHLTFGQDDPVALANVYLEQADQIYKQQKEAIEIAKELYVQAADLDPTNIRANWMAGQLYLETINKDNALPYLMRVLEQKPGYRFDILYQIGRAYHYALDFDNALEYYERYKKKVLGDRSYRGRDRVMPQEVSRRILECNNGKDIINNPSQYSIEPIGDEINSQWPDYAPVLNKKGDLMIFTSRRQEGNTSPDVDKDNFYFEDVFFSRKVNGKWTPAENIGPPINTQYHDANIYLNAEGNRLYLYKDTGAGDIYYSDLVNGKWTEPEFLTTKINSSVYSENSVSETSTDDMIFYTSSRPGGEGGIDIYYCIKDDGEWYKSKSLGPVINTSGNEDSPFLAYDGKTLYFSSTGHKGYGGYDIFKSVYDSTYGEWSTPENLGYPVNTPDDEFSFQISQDQRTGYYASVREGGLGFTDIFMVKYHGNSLDQTELIAAVMNRSEGGKEVVTPDSNPVANNDPETPVYDEHEIKLMDHTHPIFFNNDQSAIKEQHQAELDSIVQLIHKYNFLNIDISGYASADGNPRYNLELSNKRALIVLNYLVDQGVDENRIVAKGYGSVKDQTGDPEEHRRADVRIVSRVRKKGGS